The following coding sequences lie in one Arachis ipaensis cultivar K30076 chromosome B05, Araip1.1, whole genome shotgun sequence genomic window:
- the LOC107644847 gene encoding actin-depolymerizing factor 12 produces the protein MANAASGMAVSDECKLKFLELKAKRNSRFIVFKIVDQAVVVDSIGGPQNTYDDFTKALPPNECRYAVFDFDFTTHENCQRSKIFFIAWSPDSAKVRQKMVYASSKDRFKRELDGIQVELQVTDPSEMSMDIIKARAY, from the exons ATG GCGAACGCGGCGTCAGGAATGGCAGTTAGCGATGAATGTAAATTGAAATTCTTGGAGTTGAAAGCAAAGAGGAATTCCCGTTTCATTGTATTCAAGATTGTGGATCAAGCAGTGGTGGTGGACTCCATTGGAGGCCCACAAAATACTTACGATGATTTCACGAAGGCTCTGCCTCCAAATGAGTGTCGTTATGCTgtctttgattttgatttcaCCACTCATGAGAATTGCCAAAGAAGCAAGATTTTCTTCATTGCCTG GTCTCCAGATTCAGCAAAGGTGAGACAAAAAATGGTGTATGCGAGCTCCAAAGACAGGTTCAAGAGAGAACTTGATGGTATTCAGGTTGAGTTGCAAGTAACAGATCCTAGTGAAATGAGCATGGACATCATAAAAGCTAGGGCATACTAA